The DNA window CCGAGCCCCAGGAAGGAGAGCGCGGCCTCGGTCAGGACCGACGCGGCGACGATGACCGAGGCCACGGCCAGGACCGGCGGCAGCGCAAGCGGCAGGATCTGGCGGAAGGCGATCTCGGCCGGGGACATGCCCATGACCCGGGCGGCCGCGACGAAATCGGCCTCGCGCAGGCTGAGAACCCGGGCGCGGGCCAGCCGCGCGGGTCCGGTCCAGGCCCCGAGCGCGATGGCCAGCACGACGATGCCCAGCGAGGGCCCCGCGGCCGAGACGAAGGCCAGCGCCAGAAGGAAGCCCGGCACGATCTGGAAGGCGTCGACGAGGCGCATCAGCGCCGCTTCGGTCAGCCCGCTGGCAAAGCCCGCCGCGGTGCCGATGCCCATGCCGAGGACGACCGCGACAAGGGCTGCCGAAAGCCCCACGCTGACCGAGGTCCGCGCGCCGTGGATCAGCTCGGCCAGAAGGTCGCGGCCGAGCCGGTCGGTGCCGAGCGGCAGGGCAGGATCGGTGAAGGGCGGGATCAGCGGAGGCCCCGCGATGGCCAGCGGATCGCCGGGTGCGATCAGCGGCGCGAAGGCTGCGACCAGGATCAGCGCCAGCAGGATCGCGGCCCCGACCAGCGCCTCGGGGCGGCCGAGCAGGGCCTTAACCACGGCTGCGTCTCCCGCCTGCGCCGACCCTTGGGTCGAGCCATCCATAGGCCAGGTCGACCAGCAGGTTGGCGATGACGACCATCAGCGCCGAGGTCAGGATCACCGCCAGCAGAAGCGGCGCGTCGCGCCCGGCCA is part of the Rhodovulum sp. MB263 genome and encodes:
- a CDS encoding ABC transporter permease; the encoded protein is MVKALLGRPEALVGAAILLALILVAAFAPLIAPGDPLAIAGPPLIPPFTDPALPLGTDRLGRDLLAELIHGARTSVSVGLSAALVAVVLGMGIGTAAGFASGLTEAALMRLVDAFQIVPGFLLALAFVSAAGPSLGIVVLAIALGAWTGPARLARARVLSLREADFVAAARVMGMSPAEIAFRQILPLALPPVLAVASVIVAASVLTEAALSFLGLGDPNAVTWGAMIAEGRNQLRSAAYLSILPGIALVLTVISTYLLGEALTDILSGRRTR